In one Nitrososphaera viennensis EN76 genomic region, the following are encoded:
- a CDS encoding CoA-binding protein, which yields MNTDSFSDAEIREFYKLKNIAVVGMSKTDGKPANYVPKYLIEQGYNVIPVNPTAPEIMGRKSYPNVSSVPDQIDIVDVFRPSDDVLPVVMDAVKKAGIKVVWMQLGIHNEQAEKLAKEKGIKVVYNRCMLEEHQRLFGN from the coding sequence GTGAATACTGACTCGTTCTCTGACGCGGAAATCCGGGAATTCTACAAGCTGAAAAACATCGCGGTGGTGGGCATGTCCAAGACCGACGGCAAGCCGGCAAACTATGTCCCGAAATACCTGATAGAGCAGGGGTACAACGTGATACCCGTCAACCCGACAGCGCCAGAGATAATGGGCAGAAAATCCTACCCGAACGTTTCAAGCGTTCCCGACCAGATCGACATCGTCGACGTTTTCAGGCCGTCAGACGACGTCCTGCCGGTGGTGATGGACGCCGTGAAAAAGGCCGGCATCAAGGTGGTGTGGATGCAGCTGGGAATCCACAACGAGCAGGCTGAAAAACTTGCCAAGGAAAAGGGCATCAAGGTGGTGTACAACCGCTGCATGCTCGAAGAGCACCAGCGGCTTTTCGGCAACTAA
- a CDS encoding HEPN domain-containing protein: MTSEVGNQKPTLDEEGAKTFFNHILQLWIYPELNRRVENGLISKDYQVTKAQIVLDPNRNSSEVRLNDEVKAIAKLKLKPDIKKQFKEEVFEDEIEEIIGVTLTDQDSPDAGHVTLLQFRGYWIIQFDFRHYKGKAQERLDAAIQFYEAAKYCYEKKLWRSFVDNLFSTVELLATSQLFVISEQEYVKKQTHVWTRLKYNSLMLANRANEDYKGLLNKLHGLVDGARYLSKPFEISSEDAQSYLTTAQNMIDFTKKFIS; this comes from the coding sequence ATGACTTCTGAAGTCGGAAACCAAAAGCCAACTCTTGATGAAGAAGGCGCAAAGACCTTCTTCAATCACATTTTGCAACTATGGATCTATCCTGAGCTCAATCGGAGAGTCGAAAATGGGCTTATCTCTAAAGACTATCAAGTAACAAAAGCCCAGATAGTTCTTGATCCTAACAGGAATTCGTCTGAAGTAAGACTAAATGATGAAGTCAAGGCCATTGCAAAATTAAAACTAAAACCAGACATCAAAAAACAATTCAAAGAAGAAGTCTTTGAAGACGAAATTGAAGAGATTATAGGAGTAACCTTGACTGATCAGGATAGCCCTGATGCAGGGCATGTAACCCTGCTTCAATTTAGAGGATATTGGATAATCCAATTCGATTTCAGGCATTATAAGGGAAAAGCTCAAGAACGACTGGATGCTGCAATTCAATTCTATGAAGCAGCAAAGTATTGTTACGAGAAGAAATTATGGCGATCATTTGTAGATAACTTGTTTAGCACTGTGGAACTGCTAGCAACCTCTCAGTTATTTGTCATTTCTGAACAAGAATACGTTAAGAAGCAGACTCACGTTTGGACTAGACTCAAATACAATTCTCTAATGCTGGCGAATAGAGCGAATGAAGACTACAAAGGTCTGCTAAACAAACTACATGGCCTAGTTGACGGAGCGAGATATCTTAGCAAGCCCTTTGAAATAAGCTCCGAAGATGCGCAAAGTTATCTGACGACTGCACAAAACATGATCGACTTCACAAAGAAATTCATCAGCTGA